One genomic window of Evansella cellulosilytica DSM 2522 includes the following:
- a CDS encoding response regulator — protein MVRVVMIDDEILALNLLENLIKTIHGIEIVGKFTSFDAAIADLNELKPDLLFLDIEMPGENGIRAAERMTTIDENVDIVFVTAYDQYALEAFGVHAVDYLLKPVTKEKLEKSVAKILKRRNISAPNNEQHDRFLKAQFLGNFILYDKHHMPIKWRTKKVKELCAYLLYHHMESVHKEQILEDLWPTHSVEKSKNLLHTTMYQLRKVFKTEGIEDAIQYIDERYKINLEITSDLLNVTNILQLSDYTEEHVNKLLAIYKDDYLVQDDYMWATSHRFSVRKKIISLLEDSAKQASFIASKQIILERLIELEPMEESYRQQLIKHLIEEGKYSDARNAYQAFKQLLWEDLEQAPHEETNKLIQTYL, from the coding sequence ATGGTAAGAGTAGTGATGATTGATGATGAAATATTGGCATTAAACTTACTAGAAAACTTAATAAAGACGATTCACGGCATTGAAATAGTTGGGAAGTTTACGAGCTTTGATGCTGCCATCGCTGACTTGAATGAGCTTAAGCCGGATCTACTTTTTTTAGATATTGAAATGCCTGGTGAAAATGGCATAAGAGCTGCGGAGCGAATGACGACGATAGATGAAAACGTCGATATTGTGTTTGTGACGGCTTATGATCAATATGCCCTTGAAGCGTTCGGTGTGCACGCCGTTGATTACTTGTTGAAGCCTGTCACAAAGGAGAAATTAGAAAAATCAGTGGCAAAAATATTGAAAAGAAGAAATATAAGCGCGCCGAATAACGAACAGCACGATCGTTTTCTTAAAGCGCAATTTCTCGGGAATTTCATCTTGTACGATAAACATCACATGCCGATTAAATGGAGAACAAAAAAGGTGAAGGAGCTTTGTGCCTATTTACTATACCACCATATGGAATCGGTGCATAAAGAGCAAATTTTAGAGGATCTATGGCCAACGCATTCTGTTGAAAAATCGAAAAATTTATTACACACAACGATGTATCAGCTTAGAAAGGTTTTCAAAACAGAGGGCATTGAAGACGCGATACAGTACATCGACGAAAGGTATAAAATTAACCTTGAAATAACGAGCGATCTGCTAAATGTTACGAACATCCTTCAGCTTTCAGACTACACGGAGGAGCATGTAAACAAGCTACTTGCTATATATAAAGATGACTATTTAGTGCAGGACGATTATATGTGGGCAACAAGCCACCGCTTTTCTGTTAGGAAAAAAATCATTTCACTATTAGAAGATAGCGCCAAACAAGCTAGCTTCATAGCTAGTAAACAAATCATACTAGAGCGGTTAATCGAACTAGAGCCAATGGAAGAAAGCTATAGACAACAGTTAATCAAGCACCTTATTGAGGAAGGCAAGTACTCGGACGCACGAAACGCCTATCAAGCATTCAAACAGCTTTTATGGGAGGACTTAGAGCAAGCGCCTCATGAGGAAACGAATAAGTTAATACAAACATATTTGTAG
- a CDS encoding immunoglobulin-like domain-containing protein yields MGKAKKHIKRPSIIGMVLLILFYTVLPASTVTADACSYSGARAVYGGEHGTELFLGGNYIELGISNWGDFGTLGEKPSNFRGTLNGETTPHLGSNMIGMSADHDGFCNGRDLPVDYYLPGTPEERFAVGYQIGSTKNANSNSAQMGTRNMPTTVTNESNVEQGILKARTVSIWAGTMEITQVISFRVDDKFYRNDVTIKNITAHAWDGARYMRTFDPDNSQYRGGPFVTANTVTHTIAEDGKSVIKAETFQNHDPLYTAFNSRIPIFFYSNDPAARASVFGFTNTNPYEPAAYDNPSAKGQTIQADQAITMTWDSGPLHAGESKTFTYYTSLDERDFDDVQKEIFIDDVKKDIENLDDMDDVKKVKDKIDNEDSLEEEKKKELKSDVLDILIDGEKDILIRDARDIFVVRDLINESDKDDEEKDDIRKKYVKKILDDLEELSPEEEEATRAIIDDIVDPTKKAEAEDTLNSLADLIAAAEEALEEAEKTQDRYKDTGGDASDELYEEVAAAKEALNEALLADPADKDAIESATEALHDATKKLEEAAEQKELANAKAAGEEALEEAEKTQERYKNAGGDASDDIFEQLETAKEALNEALLADPADKDAIESATEALNDATKKLEEAAEQKELENAKAAGEEALEEAEKAQDRYKNAGGDATDEIYEALEAAKEVLEAAKLADPANKEAIEAATEEVTDLTTVLEKAIDAKELENAKFAGEKALEEAEKAQDRYENAGGETSDDLYEAVEAAKEALKEVLLADPAEKDAIEAATEALIDETKKLEEAVEAKELANAKAAGEEALEKTEKAQDRYYNAGGEESDELYEAVEAAKEVLNNALQATPAEKEAIEAATEALNDATKKLEEAAEAKELANAKAAGEEALQEATKAKDRYYNAGGEESDELYEVVEAAKEVLNNALQATPVEKDAIEAATEALNDATKKLEEAAEQKELENAKAAGEDALDEAEKAHDRYKKSGGEASDELYEAVEEAKNTLQEALHQDPLNKETIEEATALLEAAILELNMETTTKDLETDITNVDSIDQLLEVKQKIDSSDISEDRKAHLYTNLVNKWLETKTSFSFVDEDQVQQLVDAVEQSDKEETEKQQAYIALIENAIDDVAKHDKPVNAETKFQQPENKVIELAIQNVTSDEEKQRLTTLLELTVDARALSMQTAFTFAEGDTWESITSKFIMLAEGNYGSNITWESSKNDIITVSGENAEVQRQTRDESVILTATLTNGVAQLEKTFLLVVKSNRVGDKLFEEVKREVTVEVGSNLNKPPAIQRINLLDSSNTTIVNKIDKLIIDNAIISQVTSGPITIYLPDDTSNLADEIAVEISLDVLEKIQDSLTIKTDQGSIILSKETIEKMQQDGKDLFFRIVPVRQTDERNDVIERTKNHELVIAELEAGQEIVVLGTPREIETNYKGYETTVILPLDDVEYTNIDNLRIFIEHTDGDRRVVNGEVVVDENGTPVGLQFVIDKFSTFTIFEIVQSEEVDTPGEGTPPVEDNESPGSETTPGSGSETPGLEPTPGSGSESPVTDTTPGIGSDATVENDSAGSEGKGGENKTGEKAAGADALTDAVAADTDNLPSTATNNYNMLLLGTVLTIMGVISLYYRKKRTA; encoded by the coding sequence ATGGGGAAAGCAAAGAAACACATAAAAAGGCCATCTATCATCGGAATGGTTCTACTCATATTATTTTATACGGTTTTACCAGCAAGCACAGTTACCGCAGACGCTTGCTCATACTCTGGAGCAAGAGCGGTGTATGGAGGAGAACACGGAACCGAGCTATTTTTAGGCGGTAATTACATTGAATTAGGAATTAGTAATTGGGGTGACTTCGGAACTTTAGGAGAGAAGCCTTCGAATTTCAGAGGAACTTTAAACGGAGAAACGACACCACACCTAGGTTCGAATATGATTGGCATGAGTGCAGACCATGATGGATTCTGTAATGGAAGAGATTTACCAGTTGATTACTATCTTCCAGGTACACCAGAAGAAAGATTTGCGGTAGGCTATCAAATTGGCTCTACAAAAAATGCTAACTCGAATTCGGCTCAAATGGGTACGAGAAACATGCCTACTACAGTTACAAATGAATCGAATGTTGAGCAAGGCATTTTGAAGGCGAGAACTGTTTCTATTTGGGCTGGCACAATGGAAATTACACAAGTCATCAGTTTTCGTGTAGACGACAAGTTTTACCGCAATGATGTCACGATCAAAAACATCACTGCACATGCTTGGGACGGCGCGCGCTATATGCGAACTTTCGACCCTGACAACTCTCAATATCGCGGTGGACCATTTGTGACGGCAAATACAGTAACCCACACGATTGCAGAGGACGGCAAATCGGTAATTAAAGCAGAGACTTTCCAAAATCATGATCCACTATATACTGCTTTTAATTCAAGAATACCAATTTTCTTTTACTCAAATGATCCTGCAGCTAGAGCGTCCGTATTCGGATTTACGAATACGAACCCGTATGAGCCAGCTGCCTACGATAACCCAAGTGCGAAAGGTCAAACGATTCAAGCTGACCAAGCAATCACAATGACTTGGGATTCAGGCCCATTACATGCAGGTGAAAGCAAAACATTCACGTACTATACGAGCTTAGACGAACGTGACTTTGACGACGTGCAAAAAGAGATTTTCATTGATGACGTGAAAAAAGATATAGAAAACCTTGACGATATGGATGACGTCAAAAAAGTAAAAGACAAAATTGACAATGAAGATTCATTAGAGGAAGAAAAGAAGAAAGAATTAAAATCAGACGTTCTTGATATTTTAATAGACGGAGAAAAAGATATTTTAATTCGAGATGCACGAGATATTTTCGTCGTTCGTGACCTCATTAATGAATCTGATAAAGACGATGAGGAAAAAGATGATATACGTAAAAAATACGTGAAAAAGATTTTAGATGATCTTGAGGAGTTATCTCCTGAGGAAGAAGAAGCGACGAGAGCAATCATCGACGATATCGTTGACCCTACAAAAAAAGCGGAAGCAGAAGATACGTTAAATTCTCTAGCAGACTTGATAGCAGCAGCTGAAGAAGCACTAGAGGAAGCGGAAAAAACGCAGGATCGCTATAAAGACACAGGCGGTGATGCGTCAGACGAGCTTTATGAAGAAGTAGCAGCAGCGAAGGAAGCATTAAACGAAGCACTACTAGCTGATCCAGCAGACAAGGATGCAATCGAATCAGCAACAGAGGCCCTACATGACGCAACGAAAAAATTAGAAGAAGCCGCTGAACAAAAGGAATTAGCAAACGCGAAAGCAGCCGGAGAAGAAGCATTAGAGGAAGCAGAAAAAACGCAGGAACGTTATAAAAACGCGGGCGGCGATGCGTCTGACGATATATTTGAGCAATTAGAAACAGCGAAAGAAGCATTAAACGAAGCACTACTAGCTGATCCAGCAGACAAGGACGCAATCGAATCAGCAACGGAAGCCCTAAATGACGCAACGAAAAAACTAGAAGAAGCCGCTGAACAAAAGGAACTAGAAAATGCGAAAGCAGCTGGAGAAGAAGCATTAGAGGAAGCGGAAAAAGCGCAGGATCGCTATAAAAACGCGGGCGGCGATGCAACTGATGAAATATATGAAGCACTAGAAGCAGCAAAAGAAGTGTTAGAAGCAGCGAAACTTGCTGATCCAGCAAACAAAGAAGCGATTGAAGCAGCGACAGAGGAAGTAACAGATCTTACTACTGTACTAGAAAAAGCAATCGACGCGAAGGAGCTAGAAAACGCGAAGTTTGCGGGAGAAAAAGCATTAGAGGAAGCAGAAAAAGCCCAAGACCGTTATGAAAATGCAGGTGGCGAAACGTCTGACGATCTTTATGAAGCAGTAGAAGCAGCGAAGGAAGCATTAAAAGAAGTACTACTTGCTGATCCAGCAGAGAAAGATGCAATCGAAGCAGCAACGGAAGCGTTAATTGATGAAACGAAAAAACTAGAAGAAGCCGTTGAAGCAAAGGAATTAGCAAATGCGAAAGCAGCCGGAGAAGAAGCGTTAGAGAAAACGGAAAAAGCGCAGGATCGTTATTACAATGCAGGTGGCGAGGAATCTGATGAGCTGTACGAAGCAGTAGAAGCAGCGAAGGAAGTCTTAAACAATGCATTACAAGCAACACCAGCAGAGAAAGAAGCGATTGAAGCAGCAACAGAAGCGTTAAACGACGCGACGAAAAAATTAGAGGAAGCCGCTGAAGCAAAGGAATTAGCAAATGCGAAAGCAGCTGGAGAAGAAGCATTACAGGAAGCAACGAAAGCTAAAGATCGTTATTACAATGCAGGTGGAGAGGAATCTGATGAGCTGTACGAAGTAGTAGAAGCAGCGAAGGAAGTCTTAAACAATGCATTGCAAGCAACACCAGTAGAGAAAGATGCGATTGAAGCAGCAACAGAAGCGTTAAACGACGCGACGAAAAAACTAGAAGAAGCCGCTGAACAAAAGGAACTAGAAAATGCGAAAGCAGCCGGAGAAGACGCGTTAGACGAAGCAGAAAAAGCACATGATCGCTATAAAAAATCAGGTGGCGAAGCGTCTGACGAACTTTATGAAGCAGTAGAAGAAGCGAAAAACACACTACAAGAAGCACTACATCAGGACCCTCTCAATAAAGAAACGATTGAAGAGGCAACGGCATTATTAGAAGCCGCTATCTTAGAATTAAATATGGAAACGACAACTAAAGATCTAGAAACTGATATCACAAACGTCGATTCGATCGATCAATTGCTTGAAGTGAAACAAAAAATTGATAGTAGTGACATTAGTGAAGACAGAAAAGCACACTTGTACACGAATCTCGTTAATAAATGGCTAGAAACGAAAACATCGTTTTCCTTCGTAGACGAAGATCAAGTGCAACAGCTAGTAGATGCAGTTGAACAATCAGATAAAGAAGAAACAGAGAAGCAGCAGGCGTACATCGCATTGATAGAAAATGCAATCGATGACGTTGCAAAGCATGACAAACCAGTTAATGCAGAAACTAAGTTCCAACAGCCAGAAAATAAAGTAATTGAATTGGCAATCCAAAACGTCACAAGTGATGAAGAAAAACAAAGGCTAACGACACTTCTTGAATTAACAGTAGATGCTCGTGCATTATCGATGCAAACAGCTTTCACTTTCGCGGAAGGCGACACTTGGGAAAGCATCACGTCAAAATTCATTATGCTAGCTGAAGGAAACTACGGTTCAAACATTACTTGGGAATCAAGCAAAAATGACATTATCACAGTTTCAGGAGAAAATGCTGAAGTACAACGACAAACGAGAGATGAGTCAGTAATCTTAACAGCTACCCTCACAAATGGCGTAGCGCAATTAGAGAAGACCTTCTTATTAGTTGTCAAAAGCAACAGAGTCGGTGACAAGTTATTTGAAGAAGTAAAGCGAGAAGTCACTGTTGAAGTTGGTTCTAACTTAAACAAGCCACCAGCGATTCAACGCATTAACTTATTGGATAGTTCGAATACGACAATCGTGAACAAAATCGACAAGCTCATTATTGACAACGCGATTATTTCGCAAGTAACATCAGGACCGATCACGATTTACCTTCCTGATGACACATCTAATCTCGCTGATGAAATTGCTGTAGAGATTTCATTAGATGTTTTAGAAAAAATACAAGATTCATTAACAATTAAGACAGATCAAGGCTCGATTATCTTGTCTAAAGAAACAATCGAAAAAATGCAGCAAGACGGCAAAGACTTATTTTTCCGTATCGTCCCTGTCCGCCAAACCGACGAAAGAAATGACGTAATAGAACGTACGAAAAACCACGAACTAGTCATTGCTGAGTTAGAAGCAGGACAAGAAATTGTTGTATTAGGTACACCGAGAGAAATCGAAACAAACTATAAAGGATACGAAACAACCGTCATTTTACCTCTAGACGATGTAGAATACACAAACATTGATAACTTACGTATTTTCATCGAGCATACTGACGGCGACAGAAGAGTAGTGAATGGCGAAGTTGTCGTAGACGAAAACGGTACGCCAGTAGGATTACAATTTGTCATTGATAAATTTAGTACATTTACCATCTTCGAAATCGTACAAAGCGAAGAAGTAGATACGCCAGGCGAAGGAACTCCGCCAGTAGAGGACAACGAAAGCCCAGGATCGGAAACGACTCCAGGAAGCGGAAGTGAAACACCAGGATTAGAGCCGACTCCAGGAAGTGGAAGCGAATCGCCAGTTACGGACACTACGCCAGGAATAGGTAGTGACGCTACTGTCGAAAATGATTCCGCTGGATCAGAAGGCAAAGGTGGAGAAAACAAGACTGGTGAGAAAGCAGCAGGTGCAGACGCGCTAACCGATGCTGTAGCCGCTGACACGGATAACTTACCAAGCACAGCAACGAACAACTACAATATGCTGTTACTAGGCACCGTACTCACCATCATGGGAGTCATTAGCCTATACTACAGAAAAAAACGAACTGCATAA
- a CDS encoding glycosyltransferase, whose product MLALFIVIQLAFLVWVLFNSFCLPKLPSYSRRSSSPLISVLIPMRNEERNVAKVINNLKALTYQNFEVIILDDHSEDDTKQLLQQAIGSDNRFKVIDGKPLPQRWVGKVFACHQLALEANGDYFLFLDADVSIHENTLERTLRAFHLGTGLITGFPKYPVKNFFSHLLVPMQHFIVHFHLPIFIANNTKRPAFTAAHGAFMMFKRDAYEAIKGHYSVKNSLVEDIHIAREVKKTGYYVRLMNISDSVSCFMYESNKEVWAGFSKNIFPGLGKSKALALLLSTFYFAIFLLPFLIFIGGLFSSSPFLSSIPFLLVLAQKCIVDIFTKQASWNFLLFPLSVIATILVLFYSMFLQFSKRGFSWKGRTYS is encoded by the coding sequence ATGTTGGCATTATTTATCGTTATTCAGCTTGCCTTTCTAGTTTGGGTTCTGTTTAATAGTTTTTGTTTACCAAAGCTTCCGTCTTACTCCAGACGGTCTTCTTCTCCGCTTATATCTGTTCTCATACCGATGAGAAATGAAGAAAGAAATGTTGCTAAGGTCATCAATAACTTAAAAGCGTTAACGTATCAAAATTTTGAAGTGATCATCCTGGATGACCATTCAGAAGACGATACGAAACAGCTTCTTCAGCAAGCAATAGGCAGCGACAATCGTTTTAAAGTGATTGATGGGAAGCCGCTTCCTCAACGTTGGGTTGGAAAAGTTTTTGCTTGCCATCAGCTCGCTTTGGAGGCAAATGGCGATTACTTTCTTTTTCTTGATGCAGATGTTTCCATTCACGAAAATACGTTAGAGCGTACGTTACGCGCTTTTCACTTAGGGACTGGTCTTATTACCGGTTTCCCAAAGTATCCTGTTAAAAACTTCTTTAGTCACTTGCTCGTTCCTATGCAGCATTTTATTGTTCATTTTCACTTACCAATTTTCATCGCTAACAATACAAAGAGACCAGCTTTTACAGCAGCACATGGTGCTTTTATGATGTTTAAGCGAGATGCGTATGAAGCAATTAAGGGACATTATTCTGTGAAAAATTCGCTTGTCGAGGATATCCATATTGCTCGTGAAGTAAAAAAAACAGGCTATTACGTAAGACTGATGAATATTTCCGATTCTGTTTCTTGTTTCATGTATGAAAGTAACAAGGAAGTATGGGCAGGCTTCTCAAAAAATATTTTTCCTGGGTTAGGAAAAAGTAAAGCATTAGCCCTTTTGTTATCGACGTTTTATTTTGCTATATTTTTGCTTCCGTTTTTAATATTCATTGGTGGACTTTTTTCTAGTTCCCCATTTCTCAGTTCGATTCCTTTCCTTTTAGTACTCGCACAAAAGTGCATCGTCGACATATTTACAAAGCAAGCAAGTTGGAACTTTCTACTATTCCCGCTTTCTGTCATAGCAACAATACTCGTTTTGTTTTACTCTATGTTTTTACAGTTTTCTAAACGAGGATTTTCTTGGAAAGGACGTACATATTCATGA
- a CDS encoding phytoene desaturase family protein, which produces MKKHAVIIGGGLGGLSAAIKLQATGWQVTLLEKNNDVGGKLHEVVIGSHHFDFGPNTITMPHVFREVVQDAGENPDDYFTFEKLDVHTKNVFADRSSFYFSSEKERMKEELLKLDPFAADKYEDYLMEVENLYSLARQHFFHRTFSSWKDYLSLPLAKAMARVKPLTTLDAFHQQFFKDARVRYAFNRYATYIGSSPYTTPATFGLIGHLELVDGVYFTRGGNHRIALGFLKLAKKLGVTLLTNTEVTKLEVKDQRIVAAITDKEQRITGDKFILNGDLLTQFPRLVDKQHRPHFSLKHVQPSISAFVIMAAMKTRLDLHHHHVFFGENPKREFTQLFDDQKFGDDPTIYICTSSKTDETLSPDGDNLFILVNAPPLSADLNEKREPSFVIKERIYDQLEKRGLAIRDNVVNDITVDPTTIAAKFHAFRGSLYGIASNRKRDTFLRPYNAAKDISNLYFVGGSTHPGGGSPMVVLSGSNVARKILSG; this is translated from the coding sequence ATGAAAAAACACGCTGTTATTATCGGTGGTGGATTAGGTGGGCTAAGTGCAGCTATTAAACTACAAGCAACTGGTTGGCAAGTGACACTACTTGAAAAAAATAACGACGTTGGTGGAAAACTGCATGAAGTTGTTATCGGAAGTCATCATTTCGATTTTGGTCCAAATACGATTACAATGCCTCATGTTTTCCGTGAAGTTGTTCAAGACGCAGGTGAAAACCCTGATGACTATTTCACTTTTGAAAAACTTGATGTGCATACGAAAAATGTATTTGCTGATCGTAGTTCCTTTTATTTTTCTTCAGAAAAAGAAAGAATGAAAGAAGAGTTGTTAAAGCTCGATCCGTTTGCTGCAGATAAGTACGAGGATTATTTAATGGAAGTAGAAAACTTATATTCCCTTGCCCGACAACATTTCTTTCATCGCACTTTTTCTTCATGGAAGGATTACTTGTCGCTCCCTTTAGCGAAGGCAATGGCAAGGGTGAAGCCGTTAACGACGTTAGATGCTTTTCATCAGCAGTTTTTCAAAGATGCCCGTGTCCGTTATGCCTTTAATCGCTATGCGACGTATATAGGATCTTCCCCTTATACGACTCCGGCTACATTCGGTTTAATTGGGCACTTGGAATTAGTTGATGGGGTTTATTTTACTCGTGGTGGTAACCATCGCATTGCTCTCGGTTTTTTAAAGCTGGCAAAAAAATTAGGGGTCACTTTGCTCACGAATACAGAAGTAACGAAGCTGGAGGTTAAGGATCAGCGTATCGTTGCCGCCATTACTGACAAGGAACAGCGAATCACAGGAGATAAGTTTATTTTAAATGGTGATTTATTAACGCAGTTTCCAAGACTCGTCGATAAGCAGCACCGCCCTCACTTTTCTTTAAAGCACGTACAGCCATCGATCTCCGCATTCGTTATCATGGCAGCAATGAAAACAAGATTAGACTTACATCACCATCACGTCTTTTTCGGTGAAAACCCTAAAAGGGAATTCACTCAATTGTTTGACGACCAGAAATTCGGTGACGATCCAACAATCTATATTTGTACTTCCTCGAAAACAGACGAAACACTTTCTCCTGACGGGGATAATTTATTTATTTTAGTAAATGCCCCACCTCTTTCAGCAGATTTGAATGAGAAGAGAGAGCCTTCTTTTGTGATAAAAGAAAGAATCTATGACCAATTGGAAAAGCGTGGCTTGGCAATTCGCGACAATGTTGTCAACGATATAACGGTCGATCCAACAACGATCGCAGCTAAGTTCCATGCATTTCGCGGCTCCTTATATGGCATCGCATCAAATCGAAAACGCGATACTTTTCTAAGGCCATACAATGCTGCAAAAGATATTTCAAACCTTTATTTCGTCGGTGGCAGTACACACCCAGGCGGCGGCTCTCCTATGGTTGTGTTAAGCGGCAGCAACGTCGCGAGGAAAATCCTGAGCGGTTAA